The Pithys albifrons albifrons isolate INPA30051 chromosome 13, PitAlb_v1, whole genome shotgun sequence genome has a segment encoding these proteins:
- the NR2E3 gene encoding photoreceptor-specific nuclear receptor — protein MATSPAGSVVSAGLDESPTGLSPAPGKALSPVLLCKVCGDTSSGKHYGIYACNGCSGFFKRSVRRKLIYRCQAGTGLCPVDKAHRNQCQACRLKKCLQAGMNKDAVQNERQPRSTAQVRLDSIELDAELPPEHVAATCEVPPSPCSAPRGPGATVTVTPGPRAPTPPSNHRFMASLMTAETCAKLEPEDADETVDVTGSEPERATGEYQVAPYPAASPENIYETSARLLFMAVKWAKNLPVFSNLPFRDQVILLEEAWSELFLLCAIQWSMPLESCPLLAVPEPAPGKLLPAALDVRALQETLGRFKALAVDPTEFACMKAVVLFKPETRGLKDPEQVENLQDQSQVMLGQHNRSHYPGQPVRFGKLLLLLPALRFISSERVELLFFRRTIGNTPMEKLLCDMFKN, from the exons ATGGCCACGTCTCCGGCGGGGTCGGTGGTGAGCGCCGGGCTGGATGAGAGCCCCACAG GGCTGAGCCCGGCCCCGGGCAAGGCGCTGAGCCCGGTGCTGCTGTGCAAGGTGTGTGGGGACACCAGCAGTGGGAAGCACTATGGCATCTACGCCTGCAACGGCTGCAGCGGCTTCTTCAAGCGCAGCGTCCGCAGGAAGCTCATCTACAG GTGCCAGGCGGGGACGGGGCTGTGCCCGGTGGACAAGGCACACCGCAACCAGTGCCAGGCCTGCCGGCTCAAGAAGTGCCTGCAGGCTGGCATGAACAAGGATG CGGTGCAGAACGAGCGCCAGCCCCgcagcacagcccaggtgcGGCTGGACAGCATCGAGTTGGACGCTGAGCTGCCCCCTGAGCACGTGGCCGCCACATGTGAGGTGCCCCCATCGCCCTGTTCTGCTCCTCGTGGTCCCGgtgccactgtcactgtcaccccGGGTCCCCGAGCGCCCACACCACCCTCCAACCATCGTTTCATGGCCAGCCTGATGACGGCCGAGACCTGTGCCAAGCTGGAGCCTGAGGACG CTGATGAGACGGTGGATGTGACAGGCAGTGAGCCAGAGCGGGCGACCGGCGAGTACCAGGTGGCTCCATACCCGGCAGCCAGCCCCGAGAACATCTACGAGACCTCAGCACGGCTCCTCTTCATGGCCGTGAAATGGGCCAAGAACCTGCCCGTCTTCTCCAACCTCCCCTTCCGTGACCAG GTGATCCTGCTGGAGGAAGCATGGAGCgagctgttcctgctctgtgccatccAGTGGTCCATGCCCCTGGAGAGCTGCCCACTGCTGGCTGTCCCCGAGCCAGCTCCCGGGAAGCTGCTGCCGGCCGCCCTGGATGTCCGGGCACTGCAGGAGACCCTTGGCCGCTTCAAGGCATTGGCTGTCGACCCCACTGAGTTTGCCTGCATGAAGGCCGTGGTGCTCTTCAAACCAG AGACCCGTGGCCTGAAGGACCCCGAGCAGGTGGAGAACCTGCAGGACCAGTCACAGGTGATGCTGGGCCAGCACAACCGTTCCCACTACCCCGGACAACCTGTCAG gtttgggaagctgctgctgctgctgccagcgcTGCGCTTCATCTCCTCGGAGCGCGTGGAGCTGCTCTTCTTCCGCCGGACCATCGGCAACACCCCCATGGAGAAGCTGCTGTGTGACATGTTCAAGAACTGA